From Ancylobacter pratisalsi, one genomic window encodes:
- a CDS encoding tripartite tricarboxylate transporter TctB family protein: MNNDRDGKVATGADWIIPILGAGFATYYLISIKDLAWEAKVSGVFCAVVLFLLIAIFALRTAIGVARGTHYLEWRSLYESHKLAIVRGALFALTVANVALIPWAGFTLSTFGFLFTCFLWLERMSARRAAIVAGSLALFGYVLFVLILRTALPPGPFERLVSALTGF, encoded by the coding sequence ATGAATAACGACCGCGATGGCAAGGTCGCCACCGGAGCCGACTGGATCATTCCAATCCTCGGCGCCGGTTTCGCGACCTATTACCTTATCTCCATTAAGGATCTGGCGTGGGAGGCCAAGGTAAGCGGCGTCTTCTGTGCCGTCGTCCTGTTCCTGCTTATCGCCATCTTCGCCTTGCGCACGGCGATAGGGGTGGCGCGCGGCACCCACTACCTCGAATGGCGCAGCCTCTACGAGAGCCATAAGCTGGCCATCGTCCGGGGAGCGTTGTTCGCGCTTACGGTCGCGAATGTGGCCCTCATCCCCTGGGCCGGGTTCACGCTGAGCACGTTCGGTTTCCTGTTTACGTGTTTCCTCTGGCTGGAACGGATGAGCGCACGCCGGGCGGCGATCGTCGCAGGCTCGCTCGCCCTGTTCGGTTATGTTCTCTTCGTCCTGATCTTGAGGACCGCCTTGCCCCCTGGTCCGTTCGAGCGCCTCGTCAGCGCGCTCACGGGCTTCTGA
- a CDS encoding Bug family tripartite tricarboxylate transporter substrate binding protein, translated as MDINLNRRDFLLTVAAATLGIAAAPAILSPAAYAAGDFPDKPMQVLIPTGEGGGVDQAARAFDRIWSKYLGANFEYSYFPGASGQVGYEVFISKREPNAYNILFGNIGPEMIMYATQKVNYKYPEDFVYIGSMDVDDSVIWVSADSKFKTIQDLVEEGKKRQITLSTSRLPHPSTIGVLALAEATGMKVRMIPYGGGGPARSAAITGEVDGCATFLSTSLGLGDQVRFLTVFNNKNIAPSLTNNAPPVNQVFGTKIPPMSGQRAIAIHSKAAKAHPDRVKKLTETMKQVFSDPDYKEVAEKAGTPWEFIQYGDAAACDESAREYIALADRYRSLLTATK; from the coding sequence ATGGACATCAATCTGAACCGCCGCGACTTCCTGCTCACCGTCGCCGCAGCAACGCTGGGAATCGCGGCTGCACCCGCGATCCTGTCACCTGCCGCCTATGCAGCTGGCGACTTTCCGGACAAGCCGATGCAGGTGCTGATCCCGACAGGGGAAGGCGGCGGCGTCGATCAGGCCGCCCGCGCCTTCGACCGCATTTGGTCGAAGTATCTTGGCGCGAACTTCGAATATTCCTACTTCCCCGGCGCCTCGGGGCAGGTCGGTTACGAGGTTTTCATCTCGAAGCGCGAGCCAAATGCGTACAATATCCTCTTCGGAAATATTGGCCCGGAAATGATAATGTACGCGACCCAGAAGGTTAACTACAAATATCCGGAAGATTTTGTCTATATCGGCAGCATGGATGTGGACGACTCCGTCATCTGGGTTTCCGCAGACAGCAAATTCAAAACCATCCAGGACCTCGTCGAGGAAGGAAAGAAGCGGCAGATCACGCTGTCGACCAGCCGACTGCCGCATCCGTCCACCATTGGTGTGCTTGCGCTTGCTGAAGCGACCGGCATGAAGGTGCGGATGATCCCCTATGGCGGTGGCGGCCCCGCCCGCTCTGCGGCGATCACTGGCGAGGTGGACGGCTGCGCCACATTCCTGTCGACCTCGCTCGGGCTGGGCGATCAGGTGCGCTTCCTCACCGTGTTCAACAACAAGAACATCGCGCCCTCCCTCACCAATAATGCGCCGCCCGTGAACCAGGTGTTCGGCACCAAGATCCCGCCCATGTCCGGCCAGCGGGCGATCGCCATTCACAGCAAGGCCGCCAAGGCCCATCCAGATCGGGTCAAGAAGCTGACCGAGACGATGAAGCAGGTCTTCTCCGACCCCGATTACAAGGAAGTCGCCGAGAAGGCCGGCACGCCGTGGGAGTTCATCCAGTACGGCGATGCGGCGGCGTGCGACGAGTCGGCGAGAGAGTATATCGCGCTGGCAGACCGCTACCGTTCACTCCTGACCGCCACGAAGTGA
- a CDS encoding tripartite tricarboxylate transporter permease, which translates to MHLSLSILADQFLLNFSYLWLIIIATTIGIIIGAMPGFGAANTIILLLPFTLAVPVDVALIFMVSLFVASHMGGGITSILLNIPGNGGAAATCLDGYPMARKGMGQQALVLSFVSSTVGGMVTACLSIFLLPYISRLAYYMHSVEMVVILLFGITLIASVASDNMLKGLIAGFLGLLIGAIGADHIYSTPRATFGFIELYDGVPLIAVLIGVFAISEALTMMESASVLSDKGRELMKQAGWAETWEGVQMAFARTWHMIWTSLVGLVIGIIPGAGASIAAFVAYQQSRLFSKTPEKYGTGIPEGVIAPEAANNGCSSGDLIPLLVIGVPGGTTAAVMLIVLTYHGVQLGPRLFIQNPGMGYGVFITMMIAYAVMLFTTLPLTRYVSRLVLIPTTVLAPIIIAFTLVGAFAPRGYMFDLWLTLGFGVIGYLCRRTGYNVVAVLIGVILGPMLEANVMRALRISGDDPLVFFSSPVGNGLWLALAFSLMIPSIAKWRRNRAALAAS; encoded by the coding sequence ATGCACCTCAGCCTGAGCATTCTCGCCGACCAGTTCCTGCTGAACTTCAGCTATCTGTGGCTGATCATCATCGCGACCACGATCGGCATCATTATCGGAGCCATGCCGGGTTTCGGTGCAGCCAACACCATCATTCTGCTTCTCCCCTTCACCCTCGCGGTCCCTGTCGATGTCGCGCTGATCTTCATGGTCTCGCTTTTTGTCGCGTCGCACATGGGCGGGGGGATCACGTCGATCCTGCTGAACATTCCAGGGAACGGCGGCGCGGCGGCGACCTGCCTCGATGGCTATCCAATGGCCCGCAAGGGCATGGGCCAGCAGGCACTCGTGCTGTCCTTCGTCTCATCCACCGTCGGCGGCATGGTGACGGCGTGCCTGTCGATCTTCCTGCTGCCCTATATCTCGCGGCTCGCCTACTACATGCACAGCGTCGAGATGGTGGTGATCCTGCTGTTCGGCATCACGCTCATCGCCTCCGTTGCGTCCGACAACATGCTCAAAGGGCTCATCGCCGGGTTCCTCGGCCTGCTGATCGGCGCGATCGGCGCGGACCACATCTACTCCACCCCGCGCGCCACTTTCGGGTTCATCGAGCTGTATGACGGCGTGCCGCTGATCGCGGTACTGATTGGCGTCTTCGCCATCTCCGAAGCGCTGACCATGATGGAGAGCGCCTCCGTACTCAGCGACAAGGGACGCGAGCTGATGAAGCAGGCGGGCTGGGCGGAAACCTGGGAAGGTGTCCAGATGGCCTTCGCCCGAACCTGGCACATGATCTGGACCAGCCTTGTGGGGCTGGTGATCGGCATCATACCGGGCGCGGGAGCATCCATCGCGGCCTTCGTGGCCTATCAGCAGTCGCGTCTGTTCTCGAAGACGCCGGAAAAATACGGCACCGGCATTCCCGAGGGCGTGATCGCACCTGAGGCGGCTAACAACGGCTGCTCCTCCGGCGACCTGATTCCGCTTCTCGTCATTGGTGTGCCCGGCGGCACGACCGCGGCGGTGATGCTGATCGTGTTGACCTATCATGGCGTGCAGTTGGGGCCGCGCCTGTTCATCCAAAATCCCGGCATGGGTTACGGCGTGTTCATCACCATGATGATCGCCTACGCGGTTATGCTGTTCACGACCTTGCCTCTGACGCGCTACGTGTCGCGCCTTGTTCTGATCCCGACCACTGTGCTCGCGCCAATCATCATCGCCTTCACCCTGGTCGGGGCTTTCGCGCCCCGCGGCTACATGTTCGACCTCTGGCTCACGCTGGGCTTTGGCGTGATCGGCTATCTGTGCCGACGTACCGGGTACAACGTCGTGGCGGTTCTGATCGGCGTGATCCTAGGACCGATGCTGGAAGCGAACGTCATGCGGGCGCTGCGCATCAGCGGAGATGATCCGCTCGTGTTCTTCTCCTCACCGGTCGGGAATGGCCTTTGGCTCGCCCTGGCGTTCTCGCTGATGATCCCCTCGATCGCGAAGTGGCGCCGCAATCGCGCAGCGCTTGCGGCGAGCTGA
- a CDS encoding cytochrome c, whose product MRIRKIVLSIFAVFVAAGVAALGVIGWMVFQPGPYGFADGTPVVLADYTNASPTGVPVELASADAATKDAYITRMADCEACHTARGGQPFAGGRPFVLPFGTIYTPNITPDEETGIGKWTDAQFLNAVHRGIAPDGSRYYPAFPYASYTLLTDQDALAIKAYLFALKPVRQANKPNTFAFPFNQRWLMAIWATLFNPDERFRPVPEQSPEWNRGAYLVEAAGHCGECHTPRNLLQALDQRRKFGGGVAEGWNAYNISTDKVSGVGDWSAEQLTAYLSTGYAHGRGVASGPMGEVVELSLAHLTPSDTGAIVTYLKSVPPVASNLPGLAGAAPATPQVAGLDNPIGKRMFEGNCASCHAWTGAGAVREEAQLTGVRAVNDPSGVNVALMVLNGSGAGEPWAGHPTMPGFGRAYSDTEVAAVANYVTARFGSTPSALTPADIAKLREME is encoded by the coding sequence ATGCGGATCAGGAAGATCGTCCTCTCCATCTTCGCGGTTTTCGTGGCCGCTGGCGTGGCTGCGCTTGGCGTCATCGGCTGGATGGTATTCCAGCCGGGGCCTTACGGTTTCGCCGATGGCACGCCGGTGGTGCTCGCCGACTATACAAACGCCTCGCCCACCGGCGTGCCGGTGGAGCTTGCCAGCGCGGATGCGGCGACAAAGGACGCTTACATCACCCGCATGGCGGACTGCGAGGCGTGCCACACCGCCAGGGGCGGCCAGCCCTTCGCCGGTGGAAGGCCTTTCGTGCTGCCCTTCGGCACCATCTATACGCCCAACATCACCCCGGACGAGGAAACCGGTATCGGCAAATGGACGGATGCCCAGTTCCTGAACGCCGTGCATCGCGGTATCGCGCCTGACGGGTCGCGCTACTACCCGGCCTTTCCCTATGCGTCCTACACGCTGCTGACTGACCAGGACGCGCTCGCCATCAAGGCGTATCTCTTCGCGCTGAAGCCGGTGCGGCAGGCCAACAAGCCAAACACCTTCGCCTTCCCGTTCAACCAGCGCTGGCTGATGGCGATCTGGGCGACTCTGTTCAACCCTGATGAGCGTTTCCGGCCGGTTCCCGAGCAATCGCCGGAATGGAACCGTGGCGCCTATCTGGTCGAGGCCGCCGGGCATTGCGGCGAGTGCCATACCCCGCGCAACCTCCTGCAGGCGCTCGACCAGCGTCGCAAGTTCGGCGGTGGCGTCGCCGAGGGCTGGAACGCGTATAATATCTCCACTGACAAGGTGAGCGGCGTCGGCGACTGGTCGGCGGAGCAGCTCACAGCTTACCTTTCGACAGGATATGCCCATGGCCGGGGCGTGGCCTCAGGCCCCATGGGCGAAGTCGTGGAACTGAGTCTGGCGCATCTGACACCCTCCGACACCGGCGCCATCGTCACCTATCTGAAGAGTGTGCCGCCGGTTGCCAGCAACCTGCCCGGGCTCGCCGGTGCCGCGCCCGCGACGCCGCAGGTGGCCGGTCTCGACAACCCGATCGGCAAGCGCATGTTCGAGGGTAATTGCGCCAGCTGCCACGCCTGGACCGGCGCCGGCGCGGTGCGCGAAGAGGCTCAGCTGACGGGGGTGCGCGCGGTCAACGACCCAAGCGGGGTGAACGTGGCTCTGATGGTGCTCAACGGCTCGGGGGCAGGCGAGCCATGGGCCGGCCATCCCACCATGCCGGGCTTTGGACGGGCTTATTCCGACACCGAAGTCGCCGCTGTGGCCAACTATGTGACCGCCCGTTTCGGAAGCACGCCTTCCGCGCTCACACCTGCCGACATCGCAAAACTCCGGGAAATGGAGTGA
- a CDS encoding xanthine dehydrogenase family protein molybdopterin-binding subunit, translating into MNGPELSRRSLLRAGAALVGGLIIGIGLPVRRARADEPAPVGASLNAFVHVPTEGPVRLVMPAVEMGQGVYTSQAMCLAEELDIGLDQVVAVHAPADQADYGNPIFVIQATGGSTTTMAWTEPLRKAGATARAMLVAAAAAEWNVDASELTTDKGVISHAGSGRTLSYGAVADRAAAMPPPADVALKSPDKFQLIGTSQPRIDTPAKATGATVYGIDVIRPGMSYASLMAPPVIGGTVAHVEEAPALAVPGVRQVVVLDDMVAVIASNSWAALQGLRALQIEWTPGPNARLDQAQLWAGIEKASEGPGVPAQKEGDALAKLGEGTLFEATYELPFLAHTPMEPMNCTVHVHDGVCDVWVGTQVPGKAQDGAAKVLGIEPAKVTINNHLIGGGFGRRLEADYVITATRIAQKVDGPVKVIWSREEDIRQDPFRPLYHDRLKALLENGRITAWHHRVTGASILARWLPPAFKDGIDGDAVDGAVHPPYAFGDILVDYVRHESPVPVAFWRGVGPNSSIFSIECFLDLIARKTDVDPVAFRRNLLEANPRALAALNAVVAKAGWGTPAPASAFGGRVGRGVALMHAFGSYLGCVADVAVNDAGDVRVTRVVVAADVGRVINPDTVLAQIQGGVTFGITTVLHNKVTIAGGRVEQSNFHDYRLIRIDEMPAIEVDLLASTENPGGIGEPGTVIVQPAVANAIFAATGVQLTRMPVDAALIAKAV; encoded by the coding sequence ATGAACGGTCCCGAACTCTCGCGGCGTTCGCTGCTGCGCGCAGGCGCGGCGCTCGTTGGTGGGCTCATCATCGGAATTGGCCTCCCCGTGCGGCGCGCCCGGGCCGACGAGCCCGCTCCGGTCGGCGCGTCGCTTAATGCCTTCGTGCATGTGCCGACGGAAGGCCCGGTTCGGCTTGTCATGCCTGCAGTCGAGATGGGCCAGGGCGTGTACACTTCGCAGGCCATGTGCCTCGCCGAGGAACTGGACATCGGCCTCGACCAGGTTGTCGCCGTCCATGCTCCAGCTGACCAGGCGGACTACGGAAATCCAATCTTCGTCATCCAGGCCACTGGCGGCTCTACCACCACCATGGCGTGGACCGAACCGCTGCGGAAGGCCGGGGCCACCGCGCGCGCCATGCTGGTTGCCGCCGCGGCCGCCGAATGGAACGTCGATGCGAGCGAGCTCACCACCGACAAGGGCGTGATCTCTCATGCCGGCAGCGGACGCACGCTGAGCTATGGAGCGGTGGCCGATCGTGCCGCCGCCATGCCGCCGCCGGCGGATGTCGCGCTCAAGTCACCCGACAAGTTCCAGCTCATCGGCACCTCGCAGCCCCGCATCGACACGCCCGCCAAGGCGACCGGCGCGACGGTGTACGGCATCGATGTGATCCGGCCGGGCATGAGCTACGCCTCCCTGATGGCGCCGCCCGTGATCGGTGGAACGGTTGCCCATGTCGAGGAGGCGCCGGCCCTCGCGGTGCCCGGAGTGCGGCAGGTGGTCGTCCTGGACGACATGGTGGCCGTGATCGCCAGCAACAGCTGGGCCGCACTGCAGGGGCTGCGGGCACTTCAGATCGAATGGACCCCCGGTCCGAACGCCAGGCTCGACCAAGCGCAGCTTTGGGCCGGCATCGAAAAAGCGTCGGAGGGCCCCGGCGTGCCCGCGCAGAAGGAAGGCGACGCGCTTGCAAAGCTCGGCGAGGGGACGCTGTTCGAGGCGACCTACGAGTTGCCTTTCCTGGCCCATACCCCGATGGAGCCGATGAACTGCACGGTCCATGTGCATGACGGGGTCTGCGACGTGTGGGTGGGAACGCAGGTTCCCGGCAAGGCGCAGGATGGCGCGGCGAAGGTGCTTGGCATCGAACCTGCGAAGGTGACCATAAACAACCATCTGATCGGCGGCGGCTTTGGTCGACGTCTAGAGGCCGATTACGTCATCACCGCCACCCGGATCGCGCAGAAGGTGGATGGGCCGGTGAAGGTGATCTGGTCACGTGAGGAGGACATAAGGCAGGACCCGTTCCGCCCGCTCTATCACGACCGGCTCAAGGCCCTGCTGGAGAACGGGCGTATTACCGCCTGGCATCATCGTGTCACGGGCGCATCAATCCTCGCCCGCTGGCTGCCACCGGCCTTCAAGGACGGGATCGACGGCGATGCGGTGGATGGCGCGGTGCACCCTCCCTACGCTTTTGGCGACATTCTGGTGGATTACGTCCGCCATGAGAGCCCGGTGCCGGTTGCCTTCTGGCGCGGCGTCGGCCCCAACAGCAGCATCTTCTCCATCGAGTGCTTCCTTGACCTGATCGCTCGCAAGACCGATGTCGATCCGGTCGCCTTTCGGCGGAACCTGCTGGAAGCGAACCCGCGCGCGCTCGCCGCGCTGAACGCCGTTGTCGCAAAGGCCGGCTGGGGCACGCCCGCGCCGGCCTCGGCTTTCGGCGGCCGGGTTGGTCGCGGCGTCGCGCTGATGCATGCCTTCGGCAGCTACCTCGGCTGCGTCGCCGACGTCGCTGTGAATGATGCGGGTGATGTGCGCGTGACCCGGGTTGTCGTCGCCGCCGATGTCGGCCGGGTCATCAATCCCGACACCGTTCTCGCGCAGATCCAGGGTGGGGTGACCTTCGGCATCACCACGGTGCTCCACAACAAGGTGACGATCGCGGGCGGGCGCGTGGAGCAGAGCAACTTCCATGACTACCGGCTGATCCGCATCGACGAGATGCCGGCGATCGAAGTCGACCTGCTGGCGAGTACCGAGAACCCTGGCGGTATCGGAGAACCGGGAACGGTGATCGTACAGCCCGCCGTGGCGAATGCGATCTTCGCCGCGACCGGGGTGCAGCTCACCCGCATGCCGGTCGACGCCGCGCTGATTGCAAAGGCGGTCTGA
- a CDS encoding RNA polymerase subunit sigma-70, which translates to MTAMPPSPPLGALHSSNITPLSRLDIPGGGQVTVQGGYAFIGHMSPPLGTSIYDVRDPRAPRLVASIAPPDAYSHTHKVRVAGDLMITNVERHKRHFYRKGERITQVTEELAARLSRSPYESEIASALGVSPYEIADLRAGLARGYSDGGFRVWSIEDPAHPRELAYVHTGGIGVHRFDMDERYAYISTEMEGYVGNILVIYDLADPTRPRGVSRWHMPGQHIAAGETPNWPGHRHRLHHALRVGDVLWAGCWYAGAYTIDVSDITCPRTLGTFNYHPPIPEPTHTFFRLAQPIGGREIALIIDEEHEHTPGQPHAFLWVMDAADPANVQPISTFHLSEMESPYARTGGRFGAHQFQERQIGSLVFATWFAGGVRVVDLDDPTAPREVGHFIPKPAPGHAAPQSNDVDVDERGIVYVLDRDNGLDIFAFEN; encoded by the coding sequence ATGACAGCCATGCCCCCCTCCCCTCCCCTTGGCGCTCTCCACAGCAGCAACATCACTCCCCTTTCCCGGCTGGACATTCCCGGCGGGGGGCAGGTGACGGTGCAGGGCGGCTACGCCTTCATCGGCCATATGTCACCGCCGCTCGGCACCAGCATCTACGACGTGCGCGACCCGCGAGCACCGCGTCTTGTCGCGTCCATAGCGCCTCCCGACGCCTATTCGCATACCCACAAGGTCCGGGTAGCCGGCGACTTGATGATTACCAACGTCGAGCGCCACAAACGCCATTTCTATCGCAAGGGTGAGCGCATTACGCAGGTGACTGAGGAACTGGCTGCCCGCCTGAGCCGTTCACCCTATGAAAGCGAGATTGCCTCAGCGCTTGGCGTGAGCCCATACGAAATTGCCGATCTGCGCGCCGGGCTCGCGCGCGGTTATAGCGACGGCGGGTTCCGAGTGTGGAGCATTGAAGACCCGGCCCATCCGCGCGAACTGGCTTATGTCCACACTGGCGGCATTGGCGTGCATCGCTTCGACATGGATGAGCGCTACGCCTATATCTCCACCGAAATGGAGGGCTATGTCGGCAACATTCTCGTCATCTACGATCTTGCCGACCCGACCAGGCCCAGGGGAGTTTCCCGCTGGCACATGCCCGGCCAGCACATAGCGGCCGGCGAAACCCCAAATTGGCCCGGCCACCGTCACCGCCTGCATCATGCGCTACGGGTGGGCGATGTTCTCTGGGCGGGCTGCTGGTATGCGGGCGCCTACACGATAGACGTGTCCGACATCACGTGCCCCCGCACGCTGGGCACCTTCAACTACCATCCGCCGATCCCTGAGCCGACGCACACCTTCTTCCGTCTGGCGCAGCCGATCGGCGGGCGCGAGATCGCGCTCATCATCGACGAGGAGCACGAGCACACGCCGGGCCAGCCCCACGCCTTTCTTTGGGTCATGGACGCCGCGGACCCGGCAAATGTGCAGCCGATCTCGACCTTCCATCTGAGCGAAATGGAATCGCCCTATGCGCGGACCGGCGGGCGTTTCGGGGCGCACCAGTTCCAGGAGCGCCAGATCGGCAGCCTTGTCTTCGCAACCTGGTTCGCCGGGGGCGTCAGGGTAGTCGACCTCGATGATCCCACGGCCCCGCGCGAGGTCGGGCACTTCATCCCCAAGCCGGCCCCCGGCCACGCCGCGCCGCAGAGCAACGATGTCGATGTCGACGAACGAGGCATCGTCTATGTGCTCGACCGCGACAATGGCCTGGATATCTTCGCCTTCGAAAACTGA
- a CDS encoding (2Fe-2S)-binding protein, whose translation MTNLIINGVAHSVDVPGDMPLLWVLRDVLGMTGTKFGCGIAQCGACTVHLDGVAVRSCQLAVGDVGTQAVTTIEGVGVTPEGAKVQRAWLDLEVIQCGYCQPGQIMSAAALLAANPAPDDAAIDAAMAGNLCRCGTYVRIREGIKHAARS comes from the coding sequence ATGACCAATCTCATCATCAACGGCGTCGCTCATAGCGTGGATGTTCCAGGCGACATGCCCTTGCTTTGGGTATTGCGCGACGTGCTTGGCATGACGGGTACGAAATTCGGATGCGGGATCGCCCAGTGCGGGGCCTGCACGGTGCATTTGGATGGGGTCGCGGTGCGCTCCTGCCAGTTGGCCGTCGGCGATGTCGGCACGCAGGCAGTCACCACCATCGAAGGCGTCGGCGTGACGCCGGAAGGGGCGAAAGTCCAGCGGGCCTGGCTTGACCTTGAGGTCATTCAGTGCGGCTACTGCCAGCCGGGTCAGATCATGTCGGCGGCGGCCCTGCTTGCGGCAAATCCGGCGCCAGACGACGCGGCCATTGACGCGGCCATGGCCGGCAATCTCTGCCGCTGCGGAACTTATGTGCGTATCCGCGAGGGGATCAAGCATGCTGCGCGGTCCTGA